The following proteins are encoded in a genomic region of Campylobacter concisus:
- a CDS encoding tail fiber protein: MADKEFTQICKEILGVSRRLEKIEPEELRKIKADIEQISATIVAHKASFDASKEDFDGKYSGITEIINTFDTLKAQIEEVLKSGTINDSTETLISTFSSKKIMDLLNEAKRVVDEKFSTIHKNGITPWDSTLEYPAGAISVLNGKLYQAKTQNTNKNPSENKEIWHVIASEEWCEQTFLNKNEKIDSYSKTESDDKFALKTELQKAIPVGSYLLYSSNSNTPEGFLRCDGSALDKNTYAALFAVIGYTYGRSGDKFLL, translated from the coding sequence ATGGCGGATAAAGAATTTACGCAAATTTGTAAGGAAATTTTGGGTGTAAGTAGAAGGCTTGAAAAAATAGAGCCTGAAGAGCTGAGAAAAATAAAGGCTGATATTGAACAAATAAGTGCAACGATCGTAGCACACAAGGCATCATTTGATGCCAGCAAAGAAGATTTTGATGGGAAATATAGTGGTATAACCGAGATAATAAATACATTTGATACTTTAAAAGCTCAAATAGAAGAGGTTTTAAAAAGCGGCACAATAAACGATAGTACAGAGACATTAATTTCTACATTTTCATCAAAAAAAATCATGGACCTTTTAAATGAAGCAAAAAGAGTAGTAGATGAAAAATTTAGCACTATACATAAAAATGGTATAACCCCTTGGGACTCTACATTAGAGTATCCTGCTGGTGCCATTAGTGTTTTAAATGGTAAGCTCTATCAGGCAAAAACACAAAACACAAATAAAAATCCTAGTGAAAATAAAGAAATATGGCATGTTATAGCCAGTGAAGAGTGGTGCGAGCAGACTTTTTTAAATAAAAATGAAAAAATAGATAGCTATTCTAAGACCGAAAGCGATGATAAATTCGCTCTAAAAACCGAGCTACAAAAAGCTATACCAGTCGGAAGCTACCTTTTATACAGTTCAAACTCAAATACGCCAGAGGGCTTTCTCCGTTGTGACGGATCAGCGCTTGATAAAAACACATACGCCGCACTCTTTGCGGTGATCGGCTACACATACGGACGAAGTGGCGATAAATTCTTGCTGC